The sequence below is a genomic window from Bacteroidales bacterium MB20-C3-3.
TTTCATAAACAAGCTCCTCTTTTGAAAATTTTTTGAAATTGCTCAGCTTAAGCTCTTCAGCTATTGCAAACAGATCATCCAGACCCTTATTGCTTAACTCTTTTATATCGTACATTAAATTTGATTGGGAATTGTATTGTGGATTTATCTGAACTGTAAATCACCCGAATTCTCTGCAAATATAGATAAATTCTCTAAAAACACAAAAAAGTGGAGATAAAACTCCACTTTTCAATTTACTTTGCTGCTACCACATCTGCCTCAACAAGACCACCTTTGGGAAGTCCCTTTACAGCAAAGGCAACCCTTGCAGGAAACGGTTCCTTAAAGAATGTTGCATAAACTTCATTCATTGTGAGAAAATCTGCCATATCTGTAAGGTAAACAGTTGTCTTTACAACATTTTCAAAACCATACCCGGCTTCATTAAGGATATAGCCTATGTTCTTAAATACCTGAATACACTGCTCCTTTACTCCTCCCGGAACAAACTCACCTGTTGCAACATCAATAGGGAGTTGTCCTGATACATAAAGAAACCCGTTTATTTCAACCGCTTGATTGTAAGGACCCACTGCTTTTGGAGCAGCCGGAGAAGATATAATTCTCTTGTTCATAATTTATTTAATGATTAATAGTAAAGTTATAATAATTATTAGAAATTATCCCAATAACTTGACCCTTTTTTAAACTTGAGTAAATCTGCCAGAGCAGAAGCATTTGCACTTATCCGGAAGCTCCAGCTCTGCCATTGCCCCGTTGGAACCCATGATACAGACATGTTAAAACAGTGGAGATCATATGAAGCACTTAGCTGAGTTGTTGTTAGTGTAAAATTTGATAAGTCCACATTAGTATTAATATTAATGTTAAATGCCTTTGTAAGCCTGATCTGTCCGGACAAGCCCAGAGTCTGAGTATGCTGATGAAGTGTTTTAAGACTCTTCTCATCTGCATTGTACTCATATCTGCGTCCGTATGAATAGTGGTAATTAAAACTAACTGTCCATGGAACAGATGGATCAAGATAATATACCCATCCCCCCGGTATATACTCTCCTGTCACAGGATGATGATAAATTTTTGTATAATCTCTAGGCTCAGAAACAACACCTCCAAAGGTATCACCCTGAGTATTCTGCGTTGTGTTTGCACCCGGAAATTTTCTTACTCCACCCTCTCTCTCTCCCTTCCCGGATAATTGGTAAGACAGAGTCATACTGGCATTCTCCATTCTTGCAATTTTTATCCCGCCCTCCTTTACAATATTGAAAGTATTCATAACTCTTCCTCTATCATCTACTGCATAAGGATTTAAAGAGGCATTGGCACTCAGACCCAGTGAGCCGAAAATAGTAGTGTTCATATTAACAGAGATAGTTGAGAGTTTCAGTGAATCCGCCAGAAAATTATAAGACCCGCCTAATGCGAGGTTGTCAATAAGTTTAAGTTTGGTTGTTCCTGTCCCTGTTGTATCATCCAGATTTCTGATTTTTGCCTCTACATTGTTTCCTACAGAAAAATTGAGAGAAGCATTTCTTCCCGGAGCTGGTGGTGAATTAATCATCCCCTCGTAACGGTTATAGTTAACAAGGTGCTGTATCCCATTATCATCAACATAATCTAACACTCTGTAACCATTTGCAGGAGTTCCTAGCTCAGGCCTGTAACTCAGAGAGATCTGAGGTGTAATCATATGCCTTATGGCTTGCAATTTCCCTTTAGTTCCAAAGTTGAACATACCATACAATCTGGTATTCACCGAGAGTGATGCCGAAAAATCCTGTGTGAGTCCAAAATGGCTGAACATTTTGGAAACACTGCTCTCTACAACCTTTTTCTCCTCGTTATAATATTTATCGTTGGTCTGAAAATACCAGTTCATTCCATAATTAACACCAGGAGAGAAGTTTATATATTTTAGCAGAGTAAATGTAGGAAGCCCGATAGAGAAATTATGCTTCATCCCGCTTCTGAAGAGAGAGAGAAAATCAGGGGAGCTGAAATCTTTTAACTTAAAATTGACTTTATTCTCAAATGTTGTGTTATAGCTGAATGTAACAGATTCATAAAATCTCTCCTTTCCTACCCTGTCTCTCTTTTTAAAAGGATATATCCTGTTCATGGTGAGGGTAAAATTAGGTACGGTAAGCGCGTAAGAGCTATCGAGAGAATTCTGACTGTGTAATAGATTCATAGAGAGGCTGAATGGAGAATCTGCAAATGTCTTTGAATAAGAGATTGATGAAGAGACCTGATTTTGAAGACTCTGTTGAACATCCATTGAGTTAAACCTGTTATTCAATGGTGTAGAGAAGTTCACAGAGGCTCTGAAAGAGGCACCGGGCATAGATTTTGAATCCTGAGAGTGGCTCCACCTCACAGAGAAGTCCTTTGACTGAAAAAAGTCTGTACTTCCACTCTCACCTGTTTGATTATTTGAATAGTTAACAGAAAAATCCCCGTTAAATTTATACCTCTTTTTATATCTCGCAGTT
It includes:
- a CDS encoding RidA family protein, whose amino-acid sequence is MNKRIISSPAAPKAVGPYNQAVEINGFLYVSGQLPIDVATGEFVPGGVKEQCIQVFKNIGYILNEAGYGFENVVKTTVYLTDMADFLTMNEVYATFFKEPFPARVAFAVKGLPKGGLVEADVVAAK
- a CDS encoding putative LPS assembly protein LptD, whose amino-acid sequence is MKRITYTILAVLGLLMFSQKAEGQSLKPDTLKTITDTLKVKSDTLTKKSQIDFPAFSVARDSIVEDFRNGRKMIYYYGDVKVNYENIELTAEYMEYDLDSKTVFATGIKDSTGAVIGRPVLTEGSSKYEMEKVYYNFASRKARITNMITQESEGFLHGYNIKKMADNSINISQGKYTTCDHEHPHFYLRMTKARMVTEPKKTTVFGPAYLVLEDVPLPLALPFGFVPEKPERSGGLLIPSFQEEAARGFGLKGLGYYFVIGEYFDVSITGDIYSLGSWNAMLTARYKKRYKFNGDFSVNYSNNQTGESGSTDFFQSKDFSVRWSHSQDSKSMPGASFRASVNFSTPLNNRFNSMDVQQSLQNQVSSSISYSKTFADSPFSLSMNLLHSQNSLDSSYALTVPNFTLTMNRIYPFKKRDRVGKERFYESVTFSYNTTFENKVNFKLKDFSSPDFLSLFRSGMKHNFSIGLPTFTLLKYINFSPGVNYGMNWYFQTNDKYYNEEKKVVESSVSKMFSHFGLTQDFSASLSVNTRLYGMFNFGTKGKLQAIRHMITPQISLSYRPELGTPANGYRVLDYVDDNGIQHLVNYNRYEGMINSPPAPGRNASLNFSVGNNVEAKIRNLDDTTGTGTTKLKLIDNLALGGSYNFLADSLKLSTISVNMNTTIFGSLGLSANASLNPYAVDDRGRVMNTFNIVKEGGIKIARMENASMTLSYQLSGKGEREGGVRKFPGANTTQNTQGDTFGGVVSEPRDYTKIYHHPVTGEYIPGGWVYYLDPSVPWTVSFNYHYSYGRRYEYNADEKSLKTLHQHTQTLGLSGQIRLTKAFNININTNVDLSNFTLTTTQLSASYDLHCFNMSVSWVPTGQWQSWSFRISANASALADLLKFKKGSSYWDNF